A genomic stretch from Helianthus annuus cultivar XRQ/B chromosome 1, HanXRQr2.0-SUNRISE, whole genome shotgun sequence includes:
- the LOC110873486 gene encoding glycine-rich protein A3: MGGGEDDRNNNDQDRGLFSQLAGHAMGRGHYPPHAPYPPPPHGYPYPPAGGYPPAGYPPPGGYPPPGGYPSHGQPPYGGYPHAGYPPTGYPPAGYPGPSASHYQGHGGPSMGTLLAGGAAAAALAYGAHHVTHGHHGYGYGYGHGFGHHGKFKHGKFKHGKFGNRWKHGLFGRHKGGMFGGKHKMWK; the protein is encoded by the exons ATGGGTGGTGGCGAAGACGACCGTAACAACAACGATCAAGATAGAGGACTGTTTTCTCAACTTGCAGGACACGCTATGGGTAGGGGACACTACCCGCCACATGCACCCTACCCTCCTCCTCCTCATGGGTATCCCTACCCTCCTGCTGGCGGTTACCCGCCAGCTGGTTATCCTCCGCCAGGTGGATACCCGCCACCTGGTGGATATCCATCACATGGTCAGCCTCCGTATGGTGGTTATCCACACGCTGGTTATCCTCCTACTGGCTATCCTCCAGCAGGCTATCCTGGACCCTCTGCTTCACATTATCAAG GTCATGGAGGACCAAGCATGGGAACACTGCTAGCAGGGGGTGCAGCAGCTGCAGCTCTAGCTTATGGGGCCCACCATGTTACTCATGGGCATCACGGCTATGGTTACGGTTATGGGCACGGTTTTGGTCACCATGGTAAGTTTAAACATGGTAAGTTCAAGCATGGAAAGTTTGGGAACAGATGGAAGCATGGGCTGTTTGGAAGGCACAAGGGGGGAATGTTTGGTGGAAAGCACAAGATGTGGAAATGA